The genomic stretch CGAGCGGCCACGGACAATTCCATCGAGACAACCTCGGTGCCGGGCTTCGCCTACGACCTGCTCAGCGACCTCGGCCCAGGCACCTACGCCACGAGCTACACCCGACTGCTCGGCGTCAACCCACAGATCTATGTCTGTACCCAGAGTTGCCGCGCCCGCTGCTCGTTCTGCTCGACCTACCTGATTCACCGGCGAATGCAGGCACGCTCGGTGGAACTTATCGCGCAAGATCTGACGCTGCTGCGAAACCACGGATACGACTCCATCGAGTTTCACGACGACGATCTGCTACAGCACCCTGACTTCGACGCATTGCTCGCCGTCCTCCGCCAGCTGCAGCTTCCCTGGTTCTGCTATGCCCGTTCCGAAATCCTCGATGAGAATGTAGCGGAGAAAATGGCAGAAGCCGGCTGTCGGCGAGTCTTTCTTGGTCTTGAGGCGATGACGCAGTCCAGCCTCGACTACCTGAACAAGGCGACGACCGTTGAACAGAACCGTACAGCGGCTGCGGCGCTGGACCGGCAGGGCATCGGTGCGGTCAGCGGCTTCATCATCGGCCTTCCTCACCACACCGTGACCGACGTGTTGGCGGAGTTGGACGCCTTCCTCGCCTTGCCGCTGTTCGCCATCAGCTGCAACGTTCTGACTCCCGACCCCCGAACCCGAGAGTTCATGCGTGCGCGGCGGCGCAGTGATGAGTTGCAGGCAGCCCTCGGTGGCAGCAGCGGCCTTACGGTCATCCCGGACATCCAACGATGGGGTCTCGACCAGCCTGTCGGGCTGCCCTCGGTATGTACAGCCATCGACAAGCAG from Micromonospora craniellae encodes the following:
- a CDS encoding B12-binding domain-containing radical SAM protein, which produces MWDIAPIHATRAKDCQGEVRIAFAHLSFRKVARTRAVRSKALFSAHFPALGLLNLAQQLRDRFPNRHLRGWVRYFDEEAYETRDEMESAIREWLRPASLGLLGMSTYTSSIDHVADYCRRFIADDVLIVLGGAHVTVVPDDLPCHVIVRGEGCEALVTIIESLGTPDFVTRARTAGICCQLGQTRIDGRAATDNSIETTSVPGFAYDLLSDLGPGTYATSYTRLLGVNPQIYVCTQSCRARCSFCSTYLIHRRMQARSVELIAQDLTLLRNHGYDSIEFHDDDLLQHPDFDALLAVLRQLQLPWFCYARSEILDENVAEKMAEAGCRRVFLGLEAMTQSSLDYLNKATTVEQNRTAAAALDRQGIGAVSGFIIGLPHHTVTDVLAELDAFLALPLFAISCNVLTPDPRTREFMRARRRSDELQAALGGSSGLTVIPDIQRWGLDQPVGLPSVCTAIDKQTLNDLVSVIEYAFYLRPHVTDALYSSARTQTQRDVITAYLAFVRARLAEREPHVTDDLVRARIAELKVSG